In a single window of the Pseudohongiella acticola genome:
- a CDS encoding restriction endonuclease subunit S, which yields MGTQNLSTENGTRVKKSEEPLGYKQTEVGVIPADWDVFLIGDAFDICNNLRLPLSAKVRKGMLGEYPYYGPTKIQDYLSEYRVEGEYALIGEDGDHFLDFENKPQTQYVTGKFNVNNHAHLVKGKIGTARWFYLYFRNRDISPYLSRQGAGRYKLNKASLNSMPCAVPPEPEQHAIGAALIDVDALLEKLDSLIAKKCDLKQAAMQQLLTGQTRLPGFEGEWELKRLADIAHIKTGSRNNEDKVQDGDYPFFVRSDFVERINSYSHDCEAILVPGEGRIGDIFHYINGRFDVHQRVYAITQFSPNISAKFVHLYMAMNFGAWAMQNTVKATVDSLRLPTFQSFELKLPPFKEEQTAIATVLSDMDAEIAALEHRRHKTRDLKQAMMQELLTGRTRLI from the coding sequence ATGGGCACGCAAAATCTGTCGACGGAGAATGGAACGAGGGTGAAGAAGTCGGAAGAGCCTCTGGGGTACAAGCAGACTGAGGTGGGGGTTATTCCGGCAGATTGGGATGTGTTTTTGATTGGTGACGCCTTCGATATATGCAATAACCTGCGGCTTCCGCTCAGTGCAAAAGTAAGGAAAGGTATGCTGGGTGAATATCCTTACTACGGGCCGACTAAAATACAGGATTATTTAAGTGAGTACCGAGTTGAAGGTGAATACGCATTAATCGGTGAGGACGGTGACCATTTCCTTGATTTTGAAAACAAACCGCAAACGCAATATGTGACGGGTAAGTTCAATGTCAATAATCATGCTCACCTAGTAAAAGGCAAAATTGGGACAGCAAGATGGTTTTACCTCTATTTTAGGAACCGGGACATATCACCTTACCTCTCGCGTCAGGGCGCGGGGAGATATAAATTAAATAAGGCTTCCCTTAATTCAATGCCATGCGCAGTTCCTCCGGAGCCTGAACAACACGCCATCGGCGCCGCTCTGATAGACGTTGATGCTCTGTTAGAAAAATTGGATAGTCTGATCGCCAAGAAGTGTGACCTCAAACAGGCTGCCATGCAACAACTGCTCACTGGTCAGACTCGTTTGCCAGGGTTTGAGGGAGAGTGGGAGCTGAAGCGGTTGGCTGACATCGCTCATATCAAAACTGGTAGTCGTAACAACGAAGACAAAGTGCAGGATGGAGATTATCCATTTTTCGTGCGCTCGGATTTTGTCGAACGAATAAACAGCTATTCACACGATTGCGAGGCAATACTTGTGCCTGGAGAAGGGAGAATCGGGGACATATTCCATTACATTAACGGTCGATTTGATGTGCATCAGCGTGTTTATGCGATTACCCAGTTTAGTCCGAACATATCAGCCAAGTTCGTACACCTGTATATGGCAATGAACTTTGGGGCGTGGGCTATGCAAAATACGGTTAAGGCGACTGTCGACTCCTTGCGACTTCCAACATTCCAATCATTTGAGCTTAAGCTGCCACCATTCAAAGAAGAACAAACCGCCATCGCTACCGTCCTATCCGACATGGATGCCGAAATCGCCGCCCTCGAGCATCGTCGCCATAAAACTCGCGATCTTAAACAAGCAATGATGCAGGAGCTACTCACAGGAAGGACTCGGCTGATATGA